In Mytilus galloprovincialis chromosome 1, xbMytGall1.hap1.1, whole genome shotgun sequence, the following are encoded in one genomic region:
- the LOC143080503 gene encoding caspase-2-like encodes MASENFDWKNAFKKNRVKIVRGLANPDEVGGHLYQMKIFNDEMYETVKQIDETEKKTRQILDFLNYRGKKGVSALHDAFLESNNEELAKALAPYVIEVEKRDNKTEPLKWPPNKLENEDMLKDKVIKLKDPKSPWCIHDYGKDHAYTIQNECRGKVFIINNVHFDGPLQNRDASNMDAENLTTLFSELHFTVFQEQDLTAKGMQSFLQNSAEQLQKDEICAECVILIIMSHGVGTKVYGVDCLLVEIKELTDCFSTANCDSLHGKPRLVFIQACRSVETASIDKTVHLVKPGEQVEIECIVKSSKSIQNVYWEWDNLETKVKKRDFYRITEWNNSNKYCLQQMKSVRSLFVKNVSENDKGKYRCIIKHDDESVSVSNFTELQLDIKEKSNSELPKVFEKLSTAGRDEIDSVPSVQETEHKCSQQSTFLDHPYADS; translated from the exons ATGGCTTCTGaaaattttgattggaaaaaTGCTTTCAAGAAAAATAGAGTTAAAATCGTGAGAGGCTTGGCCAATCCTGATGAAGTTGGAGGTCatctttatcaaatgaaaatttttaatgaCGAAATGTACGAAACTGTCAAA CAAATAGACGAAACAGAGAAGAAAACGAGACAGATTTTAGACTTTTTAAACTATCGAGGAAAGAAAGGTGTATCGGCTTTGCATGACGCTTTTCTGGAGAGTAACAACGAAGAGCTTGCCAAAGCCCTTGCACCTTATGTTATAGAAGTTGAAAAAAGAGACAACAAGACGGAACCATTAA AATGGCCTCCAAACAAATTAGAAAACGAGGATATGTTGAAAGATAAGGTCATCAAGTTAAAGGATCCCAAAAGTCCTTGGTGTATTCACGACTATGGAAAAGAT CACGCATACACAATTCAGAATGAGTGTAGAGGAAAGGTTTTCATTATCAACAATGTACATTTTGATGGACCATTGCAAAATCGAGATGCTTCTAATATGGATGCAGAGAATTTGACCACATTGTTTTCGGAACTCCATTTTACTGTGTTTCAAGAACAAGATTTAACAGCAAAG GGTATGCAATCTTTCCTGCAAAATTCTGCTGAACAGTTACAAAAGGACGAGATCTGTGCAGAATGtgttattttgataataatgAGCCACGGCGTGGGGACAAAAGTGTATGGAGTTGATTGCTTGCTAGTTGAGATAAAAGAGTTAACAGATTGCTTTTCAACTGCTAATTGTGACAGTCTACATGGCAAACCGAGACTTGTTTTTATTCAGGCTTGTCGTTCCG TTGAAACAGCGTCGATAGATAAAACTGTCCACTTAGTTAAGCCCGGTGAGCAGGTTGAGATCGAATGTATTGTCAAGTCTTccaaatcaatacaaaatgtGTATTGGGAATGGGATAACTTAGAGACCAAAGTAAAGAAAAGAGATTTCTATCGTATAACAGAATGGAACAACTCTAATAAATATTGCCTCCAACAGATGAAAAGCGTCAGGAGCCTGTTTGTAAAGAATGTTTCAGAAAATGACAAAGGGAAGTACAGATGCATTATCAAACATGACGATGAGTCTGTTTCTGTCAGTAATTTTACTGAACTACAGCTAGATATCAAAGAGA AGAGCAATAGTGAACTGCCGAAAGTATTTGAAAAATTGTCAACGGCAGGACGTGATGAAATCGATTCAGTACCGTCAGTACAAGAAACGGAGCATAAATGTTCTCAACAATCTACATTTCTTGATCATCCATATGCAGATTCCTAA